In Aureibaculum algae, the following are encoded in one genomic region:
- a CDS encoding lysophospholipid acyltransferase family protein yields the protein MKRIWYQLVKVSISTGLFFYYKKIVVKGKSNIPRKGAVLMVSNHKNALIDPLLIATTSPRDIHFLTRASAFKIGLVKWILSTVNMLPIYRLRDGKQALAKNEAIFNYCFDLFNKRRSLLIFPEGTHDIRRWVRPLSKGFTRIAFGVFEKHPDVQLFIIPVGLNYTKADKFGESVSIYYGKPVLANDFYDKSDFNSSAQKLKDVVSEKMKELTTHIEIENYDETLKKLGDVNFLQPELINNQILHSDFKKQSTKENLDDKHPSILWKVLKGIVTLNSFIPMLIYKAIEPKIQEPEFVSSTKFALGITAFPIFYSLQTLLVHHFFGNQVAVLYLGISILLVLLLAKTK from the coding sequence TTGAAACGAATTTGGTACCAATTAGTTAAGGTTTCTATAAGTACAGGGCTTTTCTTTTACTACAAAAAAATAGTAGTAAAAGGCAAAAGTAATATTCCTAGAAAAGGAGCCGTCCTAATGGTATCCAATCACAAAAATGCATTGATAGACCCTCTACTCATAGCGACAACCTCACCGAGAGATATTCATTTTTTAACTAGAGCCAGTGCATTTAAAATAGGTCTTGTTAAGTGGATATTATCAACAGTAAATATGCTTCCAATCTATCGATTAAGAGATGGCAAACAAGCATTAGCCAAAAACGAAGCTATTTTTAACTATTGCTTTGATCTTTTTAATAAACGAAGATCATTATTAATATTTCCAGAAGGTACACATGACATTAGACGGTGGGTTAGACCATTAAGTAAAGGATTTACAAGAATTGCCTTTGGCGTTTTTGAAAAGCACCCTGACGTTCAATTATTTATTATTCCTGTAGGACTTAATTATACCAAAGCTGACAAATTCGGAGAAAGCGTTTCTATATATTATGGAAAACCCGTGCTAGCCAATGATTTTTATGACAAAAGTGATTTTAACAGTTCTGCCCAGAAATTAAAAGATGTTGTCAGTGAAAAAATGAAAGAATTGACAACACACATTGAAATTGAAAATTATGATGAAACATTAAAAAAATTAGGTGACGTCAATTTTTTACAACCTGAACTAATTAATAATCAAATATTACATTCCGATTTTAAAAAACAAAGTACTAAAGAAAATTTAGATGATAAGCATCCATCTATTTTATGGAAAGTATTAAAAGGTATTGTTACTTTAAATAGTTTTATACCAATGTTAATTTACAAAGCCATCGAACCTAAAATACAAGAACCTGAATTTGTAAGTAGTACAAAATTCGCATTAGGCATCACAGCTTTCCCTATTTTTTATAGTTTACAAACGTTATTGGTTCATCATTTTTTTGGTAACCAAGTTGCTGTACTATATCTAGGGATAAGTATTTTATTAGTTTTACTATTGGCCAAAACAAAATAG